In the genome of Afipia felis ATCC 53690, the window ATCGATGCCAAGGGGACCATCAACGCCGAGTCGCTGGTGAAGTCCGGCGTGCTGCGCCGTTCCAAGGGCGGCGTCCGCCTGCTGGGTCGCGGCGAGTTGAAGTCCAAGATCACCGTCGAGGTTCACGGCGCCACCAAGTCGGCGATCGAGGCGGTCGAGAAGGCTGGCGGTTCGGTGAAGATCCTCGCTCCGGCGAAGGACGAAGCTGCCCAGAAGGCTGCTGCCAAGAAGGGTAAGAAGGCGTCTTAAAGAATCATGCCCGGCATTGCGCCGGGCATTTGCGTTGCTACCTCTTGACTGACCTCAAGATGGCGATGGCGGGCGGAAGCCCGCCATGAAGTGAAAGGACCGGCACTCAATGGTCTCCGCAGCGGAACAGCTCGCAGCCAATCTCAATTTCTCCTCGTTTGCAAAAGCCGACGAACTCAAGAAGCGCATCTGGTTCACGCTGGGTGCGCTCGTTGTTTATCGGCTGGGCACTTACATTCCGCTGCCGGGCATCGATCCGAACGTCTGGGAGCAGGTGTTCAAGTCGCAGGCAGGCGGCATCCTCGGCGTGTTCAACATGTTCTCCGGCGGCGGCATTAACCGCATGGCGGTGTTCGCGCTGAACATCATGCCCTACATCTCGGCCTCAATTATCATTCAGCTCCTGCAGACGGTTTCGCCGCAGCTCGAGGCGCTGAAGAAGGAAGGCGAGGCCGGCCGCAAGATTATCAACCAGTACACACGCTATCTCACGGTGGTGCTGGCTGCGTTCCAGGCCTACGGCATCGCGGTCGGCCTGCAGGGCGCGGGCAATGTCGTCTCCCATCCCGGATATTTCTTCCTCATTTCGACCGCAGTGACGCTGACGGGCGGCACCATGTTCCTGATGTGGCTCGGCGAGCAGGTGACCTCGCGCGGCATCGGCAACGGCATCTCGCTCATCATTATGGCGGGCATCGTCGCGGAATTGCCGTCGGCGATCGCCAACACCCTTGAACTCGGCCGCCAGGGCGCCCTGTCGACGGTGCTGATTCTCGCGATCCTGATTATGGCTGTGGTCGTCATCGCCGTGATCGTGTTCGTCGAGCGCGCACAGCGCCGTCTGCTGATCCAGTATCCGAAGCGTCAGGTCGGCAACCGCATGTTCGAGGGCCAGTCCTCGCACCTGCCGCTCAAGCTCAACACCTCGGGCGTGATTCCGCCGATCTTCGCGTCGTCGCTGCTGCTGCTGCCGACCACGATCGCGAGCTTCAACGCGGGTAAGGGGCCGGAGTGGTTTCAGTGGCTCAACACACAGCTCGGCCATGGCCGGCCGCTGTTCCTGATCCTGTATCTGGCGCTGATCGTCTTCTTCACGTTCTTCTACACGGCCATCGTGTTCAACCCGACCGAGACGGCCGATAATCTGAAGAAGCACGGCGGCTTCATTCCGGGTATCCGCCCGGGTGAGCGCACGGCAGAATATATCGATTACGTTCTGTCCCGCATCACGGTGATCGGCGCGATCTATCTCGCCGCCGTCTGTCTCGTGCCCGAAATTCTGATCTCGTATGCGTCGGTGCCGTTCTATCTTGGCGGCACCTCGCTCCTGATCGTTGTCAGCGTGACGATGGATACGGTCGCGCAGGTGCAAGGCTACATGCTGGCTCACCAGTATGAAGGTCTGATCCGCAAATCGAAGCTGAGGGGCCGCCGTAAATGAGACTTATCCTTCTCGGGCCGCCGGGGGCGGGCAAGGGAACACAGGCACAACGACTGGTTCAAAACCACGGTATCGTTCAACTCTCCACCGGAGACATGCTGCGCGCTGCTGTCGCCGCCCAGACCCCGACGGGCCTGATCGCGAAAGACATCATGGCAAGCGGCGGGCTGGTCCCCGACGAGGTGGTGGTGAGCATCATTGCCGACCGGATTGAGCAGGGCGACGCCAGGAACGGATTTATTCTCGACGGCTTCCCGCGCACCGTGCCGCAGGCGGAAGCGCTCGACGCTCTCCTGAAGAAGAAGAAGCTCAAGCTCGACGCTGTGATTGAACTGCGTGTCAACGAGAGCGCGTTGCTCGCGCGCGTCGAAAAGCGCGTCGCTGAGATGCTGGAGCGTGGCGAAAGCGTTCGTGCCGACGATACGCCGGAGGTGTTGTCGAAACGGCTTTCGAACTACCGCGCGCAGACCGAACCGCTGGTTCATCACTATTCCGATAAGCGCAAGCTCATCACCATCGATGGCATGATGCCGATCGAGGGTGTGACAGCCGAGATCGAGCGCGTGCTCGCGGCGGTCACCAAGGCCGACGAGACCACCCAGGCAGCGAAGCACAAGGTTGCGACCAAGCGCGCCGCAGGCCCCTCCAAACGCGCCGCGAGTCCTTCCAAGGCCCGGAAGGCCGCGAAAGGTGCCAAGAAGGCAGCTAAGGGAACCGCCAAGAAGGCCAAATCCAAGCGGGTGGTGAAGAAGGCGGCCAAAAAAGCGACCAAGAAGGTCGCCAAAAAGGCAGTCAAGAAGGGCACCAAAAAGGTATCCAAATCCTCCTCCGTGACTCGCGGAGCCAGCCGGAAGAAGGCGGTCAAGGCTGCCGGGAACCGGACCGGGCGGGCCGTCAAGGCGGCCGCGGGACGGGGCCGGAAGGCGGCGAAAAAGGTCGCCAAACGCCCATCCAAGGCCGCCAAACGGTTGACGAAACGGCGGTGAATCCTTTAATACCCGTGCATCCAGTCGGATAGGTTTCAGACGATGCCGGGCCCCAAAATCGAAAAGGGCAGGGCGTCGTGTTTGCTTTTGGGAATTCGTTTGCACGAATGCAAACGGCAAACAGGCGCCCCGACTAAATAAGAAAGCAGCCGCCCCGTCGGGTGGCGACAGGAGTGAAGACCGTGGCCCGTATTGCAGGCGTCAATATCCCGACCAACAAGCGCGTTATCATTGCGCTTCAGTATATCCATGGCATCGGCCAGAAGAACGCCGCCGACATCATGGAGAAGGTCAAGATTCCGCTCGACCGTCGTGTGTCGCAGCTGACCGACCAGGAAGTTCTGCAGATTCGCGAAATGATCGACCGCGACTATCTCGTTGAGGGCGACCTTCGCCGCGAAGTCGGCATGAACATCAAGCGCTTGATGGACCTCGGCTGCTATCGCGGCCTGCGTCATCGCCGCGGCCTGCCGGTGCGTGGCCAGCGCACCCACACCAACGCCCGCACCCGCAAGGGTCCGGCGAAGGCGATCGCTGGCAAGAAGAAGTAAGCAAACGAATCTGCGGCGTGAGGGTTTCTCGCCTCGCGCCGTTCGGTGTAGCCGCTGGCATTACGGCGGCGTTGAGATCATGAAAAGGAACTGCAATGGCTAAAGAAGCTACGCGCGTCCGCCGTCGTGAGCGCAAGAACATCGCCTCCGGCATCGCGCACGTGAACTCCTCGTTCAATAACACCACGATCACCATCACCGACGCGCAGGGCAACACGATTGCCTGGTCGTCGGCCGGAACGATGGGTTTCAAGGGCTCGCGCAAGTCGACCCCGTATGCGGCGCAGGTGGCCGCGGAGGACGTCTCGAAGAAGGCGCAGGAACACGGTATGCGCACGCTCGAAGTCGAGGTCGCTGGTCCGGGTTCGGGTCGTGAGTCGGCGCTGCGCGCGCTGCAGGCGGCGGGCTTCACCGTCACCTCGATTCGGGACGTGACGACGATCCCGCACAATGGTTGCCGGCCGCGCAAGCGCCGCCGCGTCTGATTTTATTTTCCGGTCGCGGGCTTTCAGTCCGCGACCGTCTTGAATTGATGCCGCGCGGAATAAGCCGCGCTCTCCAACGCCGAGGCTAGAGCCTCGGAATGTCAGGGGTGAAAACGTGACGATCCAGAAAAATTGGCAAGAACTTATCCGTCCGAACAAGCTCCAGGTCATGCCGGGCGCCGACGCGACCCGTTTCGCCACGGTGGTGGCTGAACCGCTGGAGCGTGGCTTCGGCCAGACGCTCGGCAACGCGCTGCGCCGCGTGCTGCTGTCCTCGCTGCAGGGTGCGGCGGTGCAGTCGGTGCACATCGACGGCGTGCTGCACGAGTTCTCCTCGATCGCCGGCGTGCGTGAGGATGTCACCGACATCGTGCTGAACATCAAGGACATCTCGGTCAAGATGCAGGGCGAAGGCCCGAAGCGCATGGTGATCAAGAAGCAGGGTCCGGGCGTTGTCACCGCTGGCGACATCCAGACCGTGGGCGACGTCGTCGTCCTCAATCCCGAGCTTCAGCTTTGCACGCTGGACGATGGCGCTGAAATCCGCATGGAATTCACCATCAACACCGGCAAGGGCTATGTCGCCGCCGACCGCAACCGTCCGGAAGACGCGCCGATCGGTCTGATCCCGGTCGACAGCCTGTTCTCGCCGGTCCGCAAGGTGTCCTACAAGGTCGAGAACACCCGCGAAGGGCAGATCCTCGACTACGACAAGCTGACGCTGACCATCGAGACCAACGGCGCGATTTCGCCGGAGGACGCGCTCGCTTATTCCGCGCGCATCCTGCAGGACCAGCTCAACGTGTTCGTCAACTTCGAAGAGCCGCGCAAGGAAGTTGTGCAGGAGATCATTCCGGATCTCGCCTTCAACCCGGCCTTCCTCAAGAAGGTGGACGAGCTCGAGCTTTCGGTTCGCTCGGCGAACTGCCTGAAGAACGACAACATCGTCTACATCGGCGACCTCGTGCAGAAGTCGGAAGCGGAAATGCTTCGCACCCCGAACTTCGGCCGCAAGTCGCTGAATGAGATCAAGGAAGTGCTGGCCCAGATGGGTCTGCACCTCGGCATGGAAGTGCCCGGTTGGCCGCCGGAGAATATCGACGAGCTGGCCAAGCGCTTCGAAGACCATTACTGAGCATCTGCCTCATGGCCGGCTCAACCCGGCCATGATTTTCACGGGCGAACGCAGGAAGCCCACCTGAGCAACACGTCCGACTGCGGTCGGTATAGAGATTGAGGATCGAGAAATGCGTCACGGAAAAGTTCACCGCAAGCTCAACCGCACCGCCGAGCATCGCAAGGCGATGTTCGCCAATATGTCGGCTGCGCTCATCAAGCACGAGCAGATCGTCACCACGCTGCCGAAGGCGAAGGAGCTTCGCCCGATCGTCGAGAAGCTCGTGACGCTGGGCAAGAAGGGCGGCCTCGCGCTGCGCCGCCAGGCCATCAGCGAACTGCGCGACCATGATCAGGTCAAGAAGCTGTTCGACGTGCTGGCGGCCCGCTACAAGGACCGTCAGGGTGGCTACACCCGCATCATCAAGGCGGGCTTCCGCTACGGCGACAACGCCCCGATGGCGGTGATCGAATTCGTTGATCGCGACGTCGATGCCAAGGGTCAGGATTCCGGCCCGGTGCAGAACAAGGACGAGTCCGAGGCGGCGTGATCCATCAAATCGCTGCGAATTTTTCACGAGCGGCGCATTGCGCCGCTCGTTTTATTTTGGCCGGTTGTTTCGTGCTCGGCTTGAGTGGAGGGTGCATGGCGGCTGCAGGTGCAACGGTCAACTCGCAGCTCCTCGAGGCCGCCGCGCGGGGTGATGCGCTACGGGTCGGTGCGTTGTTGTCCGAGGGGGCCGATCTCGAGGCGCGCGATCGCTCCGGCCGAACAGCGCTGTTGCTCGCCACTCATGGCGATCATGCAGAGGTCGCGCGGCTGCTGATCGCCGCGGGTGCCGACGTCAACGCGAAGGATTCGATCTCCGATACGCCTTATCTCTATGCCGGTGCGGAGGGACGCAACGAAATCCTGAAGATGACGCTGGCGGCGGGCGCCGATCTCACCAGCACCAACCGCTATGGCGGCGTCGCGCTGATTCCCGCCGCGCATCATGGCCATCCGGAGACGGTGAAGATCCTGCTCGGCACCGCCATCAATATCAATCATATCAATCGGCTTGGCTGGACGGCGCTGATCGAGGCGGTGATTCTCAGCGACGGCGGCCCGGTCCATACCGAGATCGTGCGCCTGTTGGTCGATGCCGGGGCGGACGTCAATATTCCGGACCGCGAGGGCGTCACGCCGCTCGCGCACGCCCGCAGCCGCGGCTACACGCAGATGGTCGCGATTCTGGATAAAGCCGGCGCGAAATAAGCGTCTTTTCTCGTGATGAAATCCGAAGATGCTGACAGCGTTTGCGACATCGTGAACGCTTCTTTTCTGCTGCCTTATGGCAAGCGCGCCTGCGCACGCCATATGAGAAAGCGCAGCAAAGGAGACAGCGATGAAGATCGATCTTTCAGGCACCACAGCTCTCGTGACCGGCTCGACCGGCGGAATCGGCTACGCGATCGCGAAAGGCCTCGCAGGGGCGGGCGCAGATGTCATCGTCAACGGCCGCGGCCAGGCGAAGGTCGATCAGGCCATCGCTTCCATCGGAAAAGCAGTGCCGTCGACGAAGGTGCGCGGCGTGGCCGCCGATGTGTCGACGGCGGAGGGCTGCGCCGCGCTGGTGAAGGCCGTGCCGCAGGTTGATATTCTCATCAACAATACCGGCATCTTCGAGCCCAAGCCGTTCTTCGATATTCCCGACGCCGACTGGCACCGCTTCTTCGACGTCAACGTGATGTCAGGCATCCGGCTGTCGCGGGCCTACATGCCGGGGATGCTGAAGAAAAACTGGGGGCGCATCGTGTTCATCGCGTCCGAGTCAGCGATCATGATTCCGAAAGAGATGATCCACTACGGGATGACCAAGACCGCGCAACTATCTGTCTCGCGCGGATTGGCCGAGTTGACCAAGGGCACTGCCGTGACGGTGAATTCCGTAATGCCCGGTCCCACCATGTCCGAAGGCGTCGAGACCTTCGTAAGCGATCTTGCTAAACAGAATGGTCAGTCAGTCGAGACGGCGGCGGCAAACTTCATCAAGGAACACCGGCCGTCCTCGCTGATCCAGCGCTTTGCGACTGTAGATGAGATCGCCAACATGGTGGTCTATGTTTCATCGCGCGAAGCCGCCGTGACCAACGGCGCAGCGCTGCGCGCCGAAGGCGGGCTGGTGCCGACGATCGCATGATCGGCGGGATTCGCTGGATCTCAGCGGCCCGAAAGTTGTTTCATGAATATTCCGGTTGCGGGCGCGCCGGCGAAGGGCGCGCCAGCTCATGGCCAAGCCTGTTGAAGCGGCGCTCGATCAGCGGTTCTGTAATGAAATAGCTGACGCCCAGCGACAGGCCCATCACGAGCGCAAACATCAGGGTGAGGTCCAGCGATGTCGTTCTCAGCATCCAGACGAAGGTGAAGTGAATGAGGTAGATGGCGTAGGAGTGGCGCCCGAAAAAGCCGGCGAGAGGGTTCTCGATATTCAGAGCCAGAACGGCAAAGGCGAGGAGGGCGAGAATGGCGACCTCGCATGTCCAGAGCGAGACGAGGCAGGCGCCGAGCAACAGAAGCGTACCCTTGGTTGGGTGCCTCTTAAGCTCGACGTAGTCGTAGAGCAGGATACCGAATCCAAAACAGATCAGCTGGTGTGGTAGCCATGCGTAATAGAAGGCATGAGCCAGATAGTTTTGGTTCGCTGGAAGCGAGGCAGCCAGATGTGGCTCAAGCACGTGATCGGCAACCAGCCTGGCGATAACGGTGAAGACGGCAATGAATGCGTAACAAATTAGCGGCCCGTGCCGCTTTCTGAAAACGCAGAGAAGAAGCGGAAACAGCAGATAGAACTGCATTTCGACGGCAATGCTCCACCCGCCGGGTACGACGGAGTTGAACGCTGTGATGCTTATCCAATGCAGAAACAGGAACGTCAGAATAATTTCGTGCGTGCCAATGCCATCGGGAGCCCACATTTTTTGATCCGGGTTGGTCGGCATCATCAGATAAAAAGCGATGGCGGCCCAGAACAGCGGGGCGATCCTGAATATGCGTCGGATATAGAACGAGCGCGTTGACGCCGAATCGACCTTATCCCCGAACGTCAGCATCATCGTGTAGCCGCTGACGATGAAGAATAGCTGGACGCCCAGTTCGCCATAATGCGAGGAGAAGAACCGGAGGCCGGGAATGACGCTGGCTGCTGTCTGACTACAGTGAGTCAGAACGACCATCGCGATAGCCAATCCGCGTAACAGATCGAGTGACGGATTGCGCCGGATCATTTGCGATGCGTGCCTGATAATGTTGGCCAGACGGGGAGAGTATCGGTCCGGTCATAATTTCAGGTAAATTGCATAGCGCGTGTTTGATCGATCCAACGCCTAACGGGTTGTCAGCATGACGAAATTCGTGTCGTGGGACGATCTGTGCGGACAGGGTCGCTCTCCCGATTGATGGACGACCCGGTTTAAGGGGCCGCCTTCAGGAAACGGTCGTCGAACGTGTTCTCGAGCTTGATCGCGGAGGCCTTGAACCCGGGCTCGGTCTTGGCGATCAGGTCAAGCGATGTCGCCATGTCTTTCGGCGACATCGAACCGTCGAGCGAATAGCTCTCGCGCGAGTTCTCAAGAGCCTTGATGTAGAGCGCCTTGTCGCCAAGCCAGTATTCGTGCGGCACGACTTCGGCGATCTGCTCGGGCGTCGCCTTGGACAGCCACGTCAGCGTCTTCTTGAAGACGTTG includes:
- the rpsM gene encoding 30S ribosomal protein S13, which gives rise to MARIAGVNIPTNKRVIIALQYIHGIGQKNAADIMEKVKIPLDRRVSQLTDQEVLQIREMIDRDYLVEGDLRREVGMNIKRLMDLGCYRGLRHRRGLPVRGQRTHTNARTRKGPAKAIAGKKK
- a CDS encoding SDR family NAD(P)-dependent oxidoreductase, giving the protein MKIDLSGTTALVTGSTGGIGYAIAKGLAGAGADVIVNGRGQAKVDQAIASIGKAVPSTKVRGVAADVSTAEGCAALVKAVPQVDILINNTGIFEPKPFFDIPDADWHRFFDVNVMSGIRLSRAYMPGMLKKNWGRIVFIASESAIMIPKEMIHYGMTKTAQLSVSRGLAELTKGTAVTVNSVMPGPTMSEGVETFVSDLAKQNGQSVETAAANFIKEHRPSSLIQRFATVDEIANMVVYVSSREAAVTNGAALRAEGGLVPTIA
- a CDS encoding acyltransferase family protein — protein: MIRRNPSLDLLRGLAIAMVVLTHCSQTAASVIPGLRFFSSHYGELGVQLFFIVSGYTMMLTFGDKVDSASTRSFYIRRIFRIAPLFWAAIAFYLMMPTNPDQKMWAPDGIGTHEIILTFLFLHWISITAFNSVVPGGWSIAVEMQFYLLFPLLLCVFRKRHGPLICYAFIAVFTVIARLVADHVLEPHLAASLPANQNYLAHAFYYAWLPHQLICFGFGILLYDYVELKRHPTKGTLLLLGACLVSLWTCEVAILALLAFAVLALNIENPLAGFFGRHSYAIYLIHFTFVWMLRTTSLDLTLMFALVMGLSLGVSYFITEPLIERRFNRLGHELARPSPARPQPEYS
- a CDS encoding adenylate kinase gives rise to the protein MRLILLGPPGAGKGTQAQRLVQNHGIVQLSTGDMLRAAVAAQTPTGLIAKDIMASGGLVPDEVVVSIIADRIEQGDARNGFILDGFPRTVPQAEALDALLKKKKLKLDAVIELRVNESALLARVEKRVAEMLERGESVRADDTPEVLSKRLSNYRAQTEPLVHHYSDKRKLITIDGMMPIEGVTAEIERVLAAVTKADETTQAAKHKVATKRAAGPSKRAASPSKARKAAKGAKKAAKGTAKKAKSKRVVKKAAKKATKKVAKKAVKKGTKKVSKSSSVTRGASRKKAVKAAGNRTGRAVKAAAGRGRKAAKKVAKRPSKAAKRLTKRR
- the rpsK gene encoding 30S ribosomal protein S11, coding for MAKEATRVRRRERKNIASGIAHVNSSFNNTTITITDAQGNTIAWSSAGTMGFKGSRKSTPYAAQVAAEDVSKKAQEHGMRTLEVEVAGPGSGRESALRALQAAGFTVTSIRDVTTIPHNGCRPRKRRRV
- a CDS encoding ankyrin repeat domain-containing protein yields the protein MAAAGATVNSQLLEAAARGDALRVGALLSEGADLEARDRSGRTALLLATHGDHAEVARLLIAAGADVNAKDSISDTPYLYAGAEGRNEILKMTLAAGADLTSTNRYGGVALIPAAHHGHPETVKILLGTAININHINRLGWTALIEAVILSDGGPVHTEIVRLLVDAGADVNIPDREGVTPLAHARSRGYTQMVAILDKAGAK
- a CDS encoding DNA-directed RNA polymerase subunit alpha; protein product: MTIQKNWQELIRPNKLQVMPGADATRFATVVAEPLERGFGQTLGNALRRVLLSSLQGAAVQSVHIDGVLHEFSSIAGVREDVTDIVLNIKDISVKMQGEGPKRMVIKKQGPGVVTAGDIQTVGDVVVLNPELQLCTLDDGAEIRMEFTINTGKGYVAADRNRPEDAPIGLIPVDSLFSPVRKVSYKVENTREGQILDYDKLTLTIETNGAISPEDALAYSARILQDQLNVFVNFEEPRKEVVQEIIPDLAFNPAFLKKVDELELSVRSANCLKNDNIVYIGDLVQKSEAEMLRTPNFGRKSLNEIKEVLAQMGLHLGMEVPGWPPENIDELAKRFEDHY
- the secY gene encoding preprotein translocase subunit SecY translates to MVSAAEQLAANLNFSSFAKADELKKRIWFTLGALVVYRLGTYIPLPGIDPNVWEQVFKSQAGGILGVFNMFSGGGINRMAVFALNIMPYISASIIIQLLQTVSPQLEALKKEGEAGRKIINQYTRYLTVVLAAFQAYGIAVGLQGAGNVVSHPGYFFLISTAVTLTGGTMFLMWLGEQVTSRGIGNGISLIIMAGIVAELPSAIANTLELGRQGALSTVLILAILIMAVVVIAVIVFVERAQRRLLIQYPKRQVGNRMFEGQSSHLPLKLNTSGVIPPIFASSLLLLPTTIASFNAGKGPEWFQWLNTQLGHGRPLFLILYLALIVFFTFFYTAIVFNPTETADNLKKHGGFIPGIRPGERTAEYIDYVLSRITVIGAIYLAAVCLVPEILISYASVPFYLGGTSLLIVVSVTMDTVAQVQGYMLAHQYEGLIRKSKLRGRRK
- the rplQ gene encoding 50S ribosomal protein L17, whose protein sequence is MRHGKVHRKLNRTAEHRKAMFANMSAALIKHEQIVTTLPKAKELRPIVEKLVTLGKKGGLALRRQAISELRDHDQVKKLFDVLAARYKDRQGGYTRIIKAGFRYGDNAPMAVIEFVDRDVDAKGQDSGPVQNKDESEAA